One region of Cellvibrio zantedeschiae genomic DNA includes:
- a CDS encoding exodeoxyribonuclease III produces the protein MRVISLSVDGIVQSAQRGLYDWLANQDADLICLQDLRARERDMEKPEYQLEGYFAYFFDSGTKNYNGVAIYTRFQPKALIYGLGFASGVDMEGRYLQVDYEQLSVGSLLAPSATSELESQEVKIKFFDDFQAHLDKITRKRREYIFCGNWAMAHTPRDVSNSAENQHNSGFLPHERQWLSQLYNQLGYVDAFRRVNKDSDEYSWWPKGTKGDGDGWRTDFQVVSNSIGPKVEYAAIYKTQQFSSHMPVIIDYDIELQP, from the coding sequence ATGAGAGTTATAAGTCTTAGCGTCGATGGGATAGTTCAGTCGGCGCAGCGCGGTCTTTATGACTGGCTGGCAAACCAAGATGCAGATTTAATCTGCTTGCAAGACCTTCGCGCACGTGAGCGCGACATGGAAAAGCCTGAGTACCAACTCGAAGGTTACTTTGCCTACTTTTTTGATTCCGGAACCAAAAACTACAATGGCGTAGCCATTTATACCCGCTTCCAGCCTAAAGCATTGATTTACGGATTGGGTTTTGCCTCAGGCGTGGATATGGAAGGCCGCTACTTGCAAGTTGACTACGAGCAATTGAGCGTAGGTTCACTGCTCGCCCCTAGCGCAACATCTGAGCTGGAATCACAAGAAGTCAAAATCAAATTCTTTGACGATTTCCAAGCGCACCTCGACAAAATTACCCGCAAGCGTCGCGAATATATTTTTTGTGGCAACTGGGCCATGGCCCATACGCCGCGCGATGTTAGCAATTCTGCCGAAAACCAACACAATTCCGGTTTCTTGCCTCATGAGCGCCAATGGTTGAGCCAACTTTACAACCAATTGGGTTATGTCGATGCATTCCGTCGTGTTAACAAAGATAGCGACGAATACAGCTGGTGGCCAAAAGGTACAAAAGGCGATGGCGATGGTTGGCGCACAGACTTCCAGGTTGTCTCCAACAGCATTGGCCCTAAAGTAGAATATGCGGCAATTTATAAAACCCAGCAGTTCTCCAGTCATATGCCGGTGATTATTGATTACGATATTGAATTGCAGCCTTAG
- the pyrE gene encoding orotate phosphoribosyltransferase produces the protein MQKYQHDFIQLAIKHQALCFGEFTLKSGRTSPYFFNAGRFQTGSALAELGRYYAAAIKDANIDFDIVFGPAYKGIPLAATTAIALSDHHQQDLPYCYNRKEAKDHGEGGTLVGAPLVGKVLIVDDVITAGTAVREVMSIIKSAGASPAAVLIGLNRQERGQGELSAIQEVEQSFGIPVVSIINLNHIIHYLEGQANQQDMVSKIKAYRSTYGVE, from the coding sequence ATGCAAAAATACCAGCACGACTTTATCCAGCTGGCGATTAAACACCAAGCCCTTTGCTTTGGTGAGTTCACCCTTAAGTCTGGCCGTACCAGCCCCTATTTTTTTAACGCTGGCCGCTTTCAAACCGGCAGTGCCCTGGCCGAATTAGGCCGCTATTACGCTGCCGCTATCAAGGACGCCAATATCGACTTTGACATTGTTTTTGGCCCCGCCTACAAAGGTATTCCCTTAGCTGCAACTACAGCGATTGCGCTTTCAGACCATCATCAACAAGATCTGCCCTACTGCTACAACCGTAAAGAAGCGAAAGACCACGGCGAAGGCGGCACATTGGTTGGCGCACCGCTGGTAGGAAAAGTCCTCATTGTTGATGATGTCATTACCGCCGGAACCGCAGTGCGCGAAGTTATGTCTATTATTAAATCAGCAGGCGCCTCGCCCGCTGCGGTCTTGATTGGACTCAATCGCCAGGAAAGAGGTCAGGGCGAATTGTCGGCCATTCAAGAGGTTGAACAATCTTTCGGCATTCCGGTGGTGAGTATTATTAATTTAAACCACATAATCCATTATCTTGAAGGTCAGGCCAACCAGCAGGATATGGTTAGTAAAATTAAAGCTTACCGCTCAACCTATGGTGTAGAGTAA
- the slmA gene encoding nucleoid occlusion factor SlmA produces the protein MSKAGTHLSRREQILAALAKMLEDSPGERITTSVLAKSVGVSEAALYRHFPSKTKMFEGLIEFIEETIFSQITFVVTEEKSAIKRCESIVNVLLRFAEQNPGLSRLLVGDALTGETERLRQRIVQIFERIETQLKQILRDAELRNHLQAALPAAAFAHFLMAYVDGAIVQFVRSEFQKSPSEHWLEQWRVLAPLLMQIELVEV, from the coding sequence ATGAGTAAGGCTGGAACACATCTTTCGCGTCGGGAACAAATTTTAGCAGCACTCGCTAAAATGCTTGAAGACAGCCCGGGCGAGCGTATTACCACCTCGGTTCTGGCGAAATCTGTCGGCGTGTCTGAAGCCGCTTTATATCGTCATTTCCCCAGCAAAACCAAAATGTTTGAAGGTTTAATTGAGTTCATTGAAGAGACTATTTTTTCACAAATAACTTTTGTAGTCACTGAAGAAAAATCAGCAATCAAGCGCTGCGAATCCATAGTAAATGTATTGTTGCGATTTGCAGAGCAGAATCCCGGTTTGTCACGTTTGCTAGTCGGCGATGCACTAACCGGTGAAACAGAACGGCTGCGCCAGCGGATAGTGCAAATTTTTGAGCGAATCGAGACCCAACTAAAGCAAATCTTACGCGATGCTGAATTGCGCAATCATCTACAAGCGGCCTTACCCGCTGCGGCTTTTGCGCATTTTTTAATGGCGTATGTTGATGGTGCAATAGTGCAGTTTGTGCGGAGCGAATTCCAAAAATCGCCAAGTGAACATTGGCTTGAGCAATGGCGAGTGCTTGCACCTTTATTGATGCAGATTGAATTGGTTGAAGTATAA
- the argB gene encoding acetylglutamate kinase, with product MSLNRDSAMNIANVLTEALPYIQRFTGKTIVVKFGGNAMEGEALQNSFARDIVLMKLVGMNPVVVHGGGPQIGSLLEKLNIKSEFINGMRVTDSATMDVVEMVLGGTVNKQIVSLINRNGGQAIGLTGKDGQLIRAKKLTVTHKTPEMTAPEILDIGHVGEVSGVNTAVIDMLINSDFIPVIAPIGVGEDGSSYNINADLVAGKIAEYLNAEKLMLLTNVAGLQDKQGKVLTGLSTTQVDALIEDGTIYGGMLPKIACALDAVKGGCTSAHIIDGRVDHAVLLEIFTDAGVGTLITNKPKN from the coding sequence ATGTCACTCAATCGTGATTCGGCGATGAACATCGCCAATGTTTTAACTGAAGCTCTGCCTTACATCCAGCGTTTCACTGGCAAAACCATCGTCGTAAAGTTTGGCGGTAATGCAATGGAAGGCGAGGCATTACAAAACAGTTTTGCGCGCGATATTGTGTTGATGAAATTGGTAGGTATGAATCCTGTAGTTGTTCACGGCGGGGGCCCACAAATTGGTAGCCTGTTAGAAAAATTAAATATTAAATCCGAATTTATAAACGGTATGCGTGTTACCGACAGCGCAACTATGGATGTAGTTGAAATGGTGCTTGGTGGTACAGTGAACAAACAAATCGTGAGCCTGATTAACCGCAATGGCGGTCAGGCAATTGGTTTGACGGGTAAAGACGGCCAATTAATTCGCGCCAAAAAATTAACCGTAACGCACAAAACACCTGAAATGACGGCGCCGGAAATTCTGGATATAGGTCACGTGGGTGAAGTATCAGGCGTAAACACTGCGGTGATTGATATGCTTATCAATAGCGATTTTATTCCTGTTATTGCACCTATAGGCGTGGGCGAAGACGGCTCTTCCTACAACATTAATGCTGACTTGGTGGCTGGAAAAATTGCAGAGTATCTGAACGCAGAAAAATTGATGCTGTTGACAAACGTTGCAGGCCTGCAAGACAAACAAGGTAAAGTTTTAACAGGTTTGAGCACCACACAAGTCGATGCGCTAATCGAAGACGGCACAATTTATGGCGGCATGTTACCAAAAATTGCGTGCGCTTTGGATGCAGTAAAAGGCGGTTGTACCAGTGCGCACATTATCGATGGTCGTGTAGATCACGCGGTCTTGTTGGAAATTTTCACCGACGCTGGCGTGGGCACCTTGATTACTAACAAGCCAAAGAATTAA
- a CDS encoding phosphomannomutase/phosphoglucomutase, producing the protein MDDLDNKINKPGLAPIPHIAIPSPSSAGSRAAARAQEQAKRKAAAQQRLLFIMLGVALLLNLILAYFLYGVMVEDVTHANQQKYIQQELDSGAKVVSKYLNDNQNALNELTKNTSLIQALNEKNKESFTILSKSFSEPIANALDLKILIAGELEVDPNGVVPIRYAELDLLRRAERGGKAYAEAALINEKWQIHFVAPVTAGKDLPLIGTLMLTLDGDQLKKVLQGTDNGYGEKILQQKFANSPALSVFKFGTGGALPSQSLVIPDSNWEIKFTASEALVANAEEAPTLWLLAMGCCVALSLFLALILSRFLAKVEQEAEQQLAPTVADVNKTTTAPLVEHAPNPLFQKQDILDIAVIDEDENILGLHDTSNKKQAIETATKSVDESSVPAHIFRSYDIRGVVGKDLDASLAEKIGQAIGSEALDKGESALIVARDGRVHSQELTNALIKGILRSGCNVVNVGIVPTPLMYFATYHFSDVRSGVMVTASHNPAEYNGFKVVINNNALADEAITELRLRILSEQVHQGIGEESFREIIPHYIERIFSDVALAGDVSMVIDAGNAVTGIVAPQLFEELGCQVTPLYCDLDGTFPNHDPDPTQEHNLFALIEKVKEVNADIGVAFDGDGDRLVVVTAKGDIIWPDRLLMLFAKDILARHPGADVLFDVKCSRQLNQVISGYGGRPIMWKTGHSPMKAKMVETGALIGGEYSGHIFIKDRWYGFDDGIYAMARLLEIITLRDQSIDDIFSAFPQLLITPEIKVPVPDKTKFELIRKLAETGDFQQGNVTTIDGIRVDYSKGWGLVRASNTSPALTLRFEAESEEALNIIQQIFKRELLKVDATLALKF; encoded by the coding sequence GTGGACGATCTCGATAACAAAATAAATAAACCGGGGCTGGCACCCATTCCGCACATCGCCATTCCTTCACCTTCAAGTGCAGGGTCACGGGCAGCCGCGCGCGCGCAGGAGCAAGCCAAACGCAAAGCGGCTGCGCAGCAGCGCTTATTATTTATTATGCTGGGCGTGGCGTTGTTGTTGAATTTGATTCTGGCGTATTTTTTATATGGAGTCATGGTAGAAGATGTCACTCATGCCAACCAACAAAAATATATCCAACAGGAATTAGATTCAGGTGCAAAGGTCGTTAGCAAATATCTCAACGACAATCAAAACGCCTTAAATGAACTTACGAAAAATACTTCGCTTATCCAAGCCTTGAATGAAAAAAATAAAGAATCGTTCACTATATTATCTAAATCTTTTTCTGAGCCCATCGCAAACGCGCTGGATTTAAAAATTTTAATAGCGGGTGAGTTGGAGGTTGATCCCAACGGCGTTGTTCCCATTCGCTATGCCGAGCTGGATTTATTGCGCCGCGCTGAACGCGGAGGAAAAGCTTACGCAGAGGCCGCTTTAATTAATGAGAAATGGCAAATTCATTTTGTTGCGCCAGTAACAGCGGGCAAAGATTTACCCTTAATTGGCACATTAATGCTAACGCTGGATGGCGACCAACTTAAGAAAGTATTGCAAGGTACAGATAATGGTTATGGCGAAAAAATCCTGCAGCAAAAATTTGCCAATTCCCCCGCGCTTTCCGTATTTAAATTCGGCACAGGCGGCGCACTTCCGAGTCAGTCATTAGTCATACCCGATAGCAACTGGGAAATAAAATTTACCGCTTCTGAAGCCTTGGTTGCTAATGCAGAAGAAGCTCCAACATTATGGCTGTTGGCAATGGGTTGCTGCGTTGCCTTAAGTTTATTCCTGGCGCTAATTTTAAGTCGATTCCTCGCCAAAGTTGAGCAAGAAGCCGAACAGCAATTAGCGCCGACTGTTGCAGATGTAAATAAAACGACTACAGCTCCCTTGGTCGAGCATGCACCAAACCCCTTGTTCCAAAAGCAGGATATTTTGGATATTGCCGTTATTGACGAAGACGAAAATATTTTGGGCCTGCACGATACCAGCAACAAAAAACAAGCGATTGAAACGGCAACCAAATCTGTCGATGAGTCCAGTGTGCCTGCGCATATTTTTCGCTCCTACGATATTCGTGGCGTGGTAGGAAAAGATTTAGATGCGAGCCTCGCGGAAAAAATCGGCCAGGCTATAGGCAGTGAGGCGCTTGATAAAGGTGAAAGTGCATTAATCGTAGCGCGCGATGGTAGGGTTCACAGTCAAGAATTAACTAACGCATTGATCAAAGGTATTTTACGTTCCGGTTGCAATGTAGTGAACGTGGGTATTGTGCCTACACCTTTAATGTATTTTGCCACCTATCATTTCTCCGATGTTCGCAGTGGCGTAATGGTTACCGCCAGCCACAATCCAGCAGAATACAACGGCTTCAAAGTTGTAATTAATAATAATGCGCTGGCTGATGAAGCTATAACAGAATTGCGTTTGCGAATTTTAAGCGAGCAAGTGCATCAGGGTATTGGTGAAGAAAGTTTCCGTGAAATTATTCCGCATTATATTGAGCGCATTTTTTCCGACGTTGCTTTGGCGGGCGATGTATCTATGGTGATAGATGCGGGCAATGCAGTAACGGGTATTGTTGCACCACAATTATTTGAAGAGCTCGGTTGTCAGGTTACGCCGCTCTATTGTGATTTGGACGGCACTTTCCCTAACCATGATCCCGATCCAACGCAAGAACACAATTTATTTGCGCTGATTGAAAAAGTTAAAGAAGTGAATGCAGATATCGGTGTCGCATTTGACGGCGACGGCGACCGTTTAGTGGTAGTCACAGCTAAAGGCGATATCATCTGGCCTGATCGGTTATTGATGTTATTTGCTAAAGATATTTTGGCGCGTCATCCTGGTGCCGATGTTTTATTTGATGTGAAATGTTCACGTCAATTAAATCAGGTAATTAGTGGTTACGGCGGTCGCCCAATTATGTGGAAAACCGGTCATTCGCCAATGAAAGCAAAAATGGTTGAAACTGGCGCATTAATTGGCGGTGAATATTCCGGTCATATTTTTATCAAAGATCGCTGGTATGGTTTTGATGACGGCATTTACGCTATGGCGCGCTTGCTGGAAATTATTACGCTGCGCGACCAAAGTATTGACGACATTTTCTCCGCCTTTCCGCAACTATTGATAACACCCGAAATCAAAGTTCCGGTGCCCGACAAAACAAAGTTTGAGCTGATCAGAAAATTAGCCGAAACTGGTGACTTCCAACAAGGCAATGTCACCACTATTGATGGTATTCGTGTCGATTACAGCAAAGGCTGGGGTTTGGTACGCGCATCTAATACATCGCCAGCGCTTACCTTGCGCTTTGAAGCAGAAAGCGAAGAAGCATTGAATATTATCCAGCAAATTTTCAAACGCGAATTACTTAAAGTTGATGCCACACTGGCATTAAAATTTTAG
- the coaBC gene encoding bifunctional phosphopantothenoylcysteine decarboxylase/phosphopantothenate--cysteine ligase CoaBC, with the protein MSSLANKRILLGVTGGIAAYKSADLVRRLQDAGAEVRVVMTTAAQEFITPLTMQALSGNPVHTTLLDPEAEAGMGHIQLARWADLILVAPASADFMARLVQGQGDDLLTTLCLATAAPIAIAPAMNQGMWRNASTQANVAILIERKIHIFGPAAGEQACGDVGPGRMLEPLALVDAAASLFVTGALAGKKVVITAGPTREAIDPVRYISNHSSGKMGYALAQAAVEAGAQTVLISGPTQLAAPDRLEFIAVTTAEEMLAASLQQAAGCDVFIAAAAVADYRPVQVAAQKIKKTGDANLTLEFVKNPDIVATIAALAEKPFTVGFAAESENLIAYAQQKLARKNLDLIIANNIAVTGIGFNADDNAVTVIDKTGQQEISQRSKQQLARELIALFAQKFKDS; encoded by the coding sequence ATGAGTTCGCTCGCTAATAAACGCATTCTATTGGGTGTGACCGGCGGTATTGCTGCCTATAAAAGTGCCGATCTGGTGCGCCGCTTACAAGATGCGGGGGCCGAGGTGCGGGTGGTAATGACTACCGCAGCGCAGGAATTTATTACGCCGCTCACCATGCAAGCGCTCTCGGGCAATCCGGTTCACACAACCTTGCTCGACCCGGAAGCTGAAGCGGGTATGGGGCATATCCAATTGGCGCGCTGGGCCGACCTGATTCTTGTCGCCCCCGCCAGTGCGGATTTTATGGCTCGCTTGGTACAAGGTCAGGGTGATGATTTGCTAACAACATTGTGTCTGGCAACTGCGGCGCCCATCGCCATAGCACCGGCGATGAATCAGGGCATGTGGCGCAATGCCAGTACGCAAGCTAATGTTGCAATACTTATTGAGCGCAAGATTCATATTTTTGGCCCCGCTGCGGGCGAGCAAGCCTGTGGCGACGTGGGCCCGGGGCGAATGCTCGAACCTTTAGCCTTGGTTGACGCAGCGGCCAGCTTGTTTGTTACAGGTGCACTTGCCGGTAAGAAAGTGGTCATCACGGCCGGCCCAACCCGGGAAGCCATTGACCCTGTGCGATACATCAGCAATCACAGTTCTGGCAAAATGGGATACGCACTGGCTCAGGCAGCGGTTGAAGCAGGTGCGCAGACGGTGCTTATTTCCGGGCCAACCCAATTAGCGGCGCCGGATCGGCTTGAATTTATTGCTGTAACCACTGCCGAAGAAATGCTGGCCGCGAGCCTGCAACAAGCGGCTGGGTGTGATGTATTTATAGCTGCCGCCGCCGTGGCAGACTATCGCCCCGTGCAGGTAGCTGCGCAAAAAATTAAAAAAACGGGTGATGCAAACCTCACCCTGGAATTCGTAAAAAATCCAGACATAGTGGCCACAATTGCCGCCTTGGCTGAGAAACCTTTTACCGTAGGTTTTGCAGCCGAAAGTGAAAACCTGATTGCATACGCGCAACAAAAACTAGCGCGTAAAAATCTGGATTTAATTATTGCCAATAATATTGCGGTCACTGGCATAGGGTTTAATGCCGACGACAATGCCGTCACGGTAATCGACAAAACCGGGCAACAGGAAATAAGTCAACGCAGCAAACAGCAATTAGCACGCGAGTTAATCGCGCTGTTTGCGCAGAAATTTAAAGACAGTTGA
- a CDS encoding winged helix-turn-helix domain-containing protein — protein sequence MDVTKEAGFMLGDVQVSPPHNTLNAHGQTLKIQPKVMAVLHYLARNHGRVISNEELIKELWEGRIVTHGSVQKSINALRSALAELMGEQEVIAHYSKRGYQLKIEPHFPESGPTDSPVKPADAKQTVNIPNTWHWPSRVLWAGLAGLIVIAGLLIYSGRPDIIPITKNHKTVFHSTQGYTNETGHERNAVPHPDNNHVAYIREKFNANRKGETESEIVIRDNSGKDWRIATSHGSWFKMAWSPTGQHLVAVEVKRSEGLPFSPNFYEKPNYLYSFHIFSLDLANNRLLEKQLLSQWQGRISSVTWWDDTALEFVAKQGPNSRNARYRYSIQDQRLSMLEELEGVSNPIASAVLNKKTALASMRKNTVQIDFLNENQSRISRWQLNVAMADISWIPDGSGILIYAEDERKLFTLYLDGEQTQIPLTDIKDRVFSRPRFRPDGDAIFYTEEKRSSNILLMALDAKKTKLTDNADFNYSASFSPDGERVVYASVRNNQIHLWLVEAGQERQLTSQPIPKKVGVIVWSQNGEHLIFSAGSSLYQYNFKTAETAQLLNETERMEPIAYYPESQRALVLKTNGEIRNLWRINTQNQQQKQLTFGSVGSAIEHEGDIYFQYVGEQGLWVLRHKDDSLEQLAPMIEENSRLLRVDDGGAYFIRGGLCRESDLYYFNFAEAKVSTLLTRDSNIVSTTSFHPNKGLLQTDCYLAEANIVLLK from the coding sequence ATGGACGTTACTAAAGAAGCTGGCTTTATGCTTGGCGATGTCCAGGTATCGCCACCGCACAATACGTTGAATGCACATGGCCAAACCTTGAAGATTCAGCCCAAAGTGATGGCGGTGTTGCACTATCTCGCCCGCAATCATGGGCGCGTGATTAGTAATGAAGAGCTGATTAAGGAATTGTGGGAAGGACGCATAGTCACCCACGGTTCGGTGCAAAAAAGTATTAATGCATTGCGCAGTGCATTGGCAGAGCTAATGGGTGAGCAAGAAGTGATTGCCCATTATTCCAAGCGCGGCTACCAACTAAAAATTGAACCGCATTTCCCGGAGTCTGGCCCGACTGACTCGCCAGTAAAACCAGCAGATGCAAAACAAACAGTAAACATTCCCAACACCTGGCATTGGCCGAGTAGGGTTTTATGGGCGGGTCTGGCTGGGTTGATTGTTATCGCGGGCTTGCTGATTTACAGCGGCCGTCCAGACATTATCCCCATCACTAAAAACCATAAAACCGTTTTTCATTCTACCCAGGGCTACACCAACGAAACCGGTCATGAGCGCAATGCGGTTCCTCACCCCGATAATAACCACGTGGCTTATATTCGGGAAAAATTCAATGCCAACCGCAAAGGTGAAACTGAAAGTGAGATTGTGATTCGCGACAACTCAGGTAAGGATTGGCGCATTGCGACCAGCCATGGTTCCTGGTTCAAAATGGCTTGGTCCCCTACCGGCCAGCATTTGGTTGCCGTAGAAGTGAAGCGCAGTGAAGGCTTGCCTTTTAGTCCTAATTTCTACGAAAAACCTAACTACCTCTATTCATTCCACATTTTTTCACTCGACCTCGCCAACAATCGCTTGCTGGAAAAACAATTGCTCAGCCAGTGGCAGGGGCGTATTTCCAGCGTGACTTGGTGGGATGATACCGCCCTGGAGTTTGTTGCCAAGCAGGGTCCTAATTCGCGCAACGCGCGCTATCGCTATTCGATTCAGGATCAGCGTTTGAGTATGTTGGAAGAGCTGGAAGGTGTATCCAATCCCATCGCCAGCGCAGTGCTCAACAAAAAAACCGCACTGGCTAGCATGCGCAAAAATACAGTGCAGATTGATTTCTTAAACGAAAACCAGTCGCGCATCAGCCGTTGGCAACTGAACGTCGCCATGGCGGATATCAGCTGGATTCCCGATGGCAGCGGCATATTGATTTACGCTGAGGACGAACGAAAACTCTTCACGCTTTACCTGGACGGCGAGCAAACCCAAATTCCGTTAACAGATATTAAAGACCGCGTATTTTCCCGCCCGCGCTTTCGGCCTGACGGCGATGCTATTTTCTACACCGAAGAAAAACGCAGCTCCAATATTCTCTTGATGGCGTTAGATGCGAAGAAAACAAAATTGACCGACAACGCCGATTTCAATTACAGCGCAAGCTTCTCGCCTGACGGTGAGCGTGTGGTCTATGCCTCTGTGCGCAACAACCAGATTCATTTGTGGTTAGTTGAGGCCGGTCAGGAGCGGCAGCTAACCAGTCAGCCAATCCCCAAAAAAGTAGGCGTTATTGTCTGGTCGCAAAATGGCGAACATTTAATTTTTAGTGCGGGTTCAAGTCTTTATCAGTACAACTTCAAAACGGCAGAGACAGCGCAGCTATTGAATGAAACTGAGCGCATGGAGCCCATCGCCTATTACCCCGAAAGCCAACGCGCGCTGGTGCTTAAAACCAATGGCGAAATCCGAAATTTGTGGCGAATCAACACCCAGAACCAACAACAAAAACAACTCACCTTTGGTTCCGTGGGTTCGGCGATTGAACACGAGGGCGATATTTACTTCCAATATGTGGGTGAGCAAGGTTTGTGGGTCTTACGCCACAAGGACGACAGCCTGGAGCAATTGGCTCCGATGATTGAGGAAAACAGCCGTTTGCTCAGGGTGGATGATGGGGGTGCTTATTTTATTCGCGGCGGCCTTTGCCGGGAGTCAGATCTCTACTATTTCAATTTTGCGGAGGCGAAGGTAAGCACGCTGCTAACGCGCGATAGCAATATAGTCTCCACCACATCCTTCCATCCCAATAAAGGTTTATTGCAAACGGATTGTTATCTCGCCGAAGCTAATATTGTCCTGCTCAAATAA
- the radC gene encoding RadC family protein, whose translation MSIADWPAAERPREKLLELGPKALSDAELLAIFLRVGCVGKSAVDLARELLQEYGGLRPLLEASQNDFCKGLGLGSAKYAQLQAVLEMGRRHLSATMKEGDLLTSPDLVRNYLSAQLRHQPHEIFAVLFLDNQNRLISYEEMFYGTINGASVYPREVVKKALAKNSAAVILAHNHPSGVAEPSQADQRITRRLQDALQLVDVRVIDHMVVGDKEVISFAERGLL comes from the coding sequence ATGTCTATCGCCGATTGGCCCGCCGCTGAACGCCCCCGTGAAAAACTCCTCGAACTCGGCCCTAAGGCCTTATCCGACGCCGAATTGCTCGCCATCTTCCTGCGCGTAGGCTGCGTAGGCAAATCCGCTGTCGACCTCGCCCGCGAGCTTTTGCAGGAATACGGTGGATTGCGCCCGTTATTAGAAGCCAGCCAAAACGATTTTTGTAAGGGTTTGGGCTTGGGCAGCGCCAAGTACGCACAATTGCAAGCCGTGCTGGAAATGGGCCGACGGCATTTGTCGGCAACCATGAAAGAAGGCGATTTGCTCACCAGCCCGGATTTAGTCCGTAACTATTTGAGCGCACAACTGCGCCATCAGCCTCATGAAATCTTTGCCGTATTATTTTTGGATAATCAGAATCGTCTGATTTCCTATGAAGAAATGTTTTACGGAACTATCAATGGAGCGTCGGTTTATCCGCGCGAAGTGGTCAAAAAAGCCTTGGCGAAAAATTCCGCCGCCGTTATTTTGGCCCATAATCACCCTTCAGGAGTCGCGGAACCAAGCCAAGCTGATCAGCGCATTACTCGCCGTTTGCAAGACGCACTGCAACTGGTGGACGTTCGGGTAATCGACCACATGGTAGTCGGCGATAAAGAGGTCATTTCCTTCGCCGAGCGCGGTCTACTGTAA
- the rpmB gene encoding 50S ribosomal protein L28: MSRVCQVTGKRPITGNNVSHAKNHTKRRFLPNLHTHRFWVEAEKRFVSLRVSAKGMRVIDKRGIDAVLAEVRANGEKV, from the coding sequence ATGTCTAGAGTATGTCAAGTTACTGGCAAGCGTCCAATTACTGGTAACAATGTTTCTCACGCAAAAAACCACACCAAGCGTCGTTTTTTGCCAAACCTTCACACTCACCGTTTCTGGGTTGAGGCTGAAAAGCGCTTTGTTTCTTTGCGCGTTTCTGCAAAAGGTATGCGCGTAATCGACAAGCGCGGTATCGATGCAGTTTTGGCTGAAGTCCGTGCAAACGGCGAAAAAGTTTAA
- the rpmG gene encoding 50S ribosomal protein L33 translates to MRDKIRLNSSAGTGHFYTTDKNKRTMPEKMEIKKYDPVVRKHVVYKEGKIK, encoded by the coding sequence ATGCGCGATAAAATTCGTCTTAACTCTAGCGCCGGTACTGGTCACTTCTACACTACTGACAAGAACAAGCGCACCATGCCAGAAAAAATGGAAATCAAAAAGTACGATCCAGTTGTGCGTAAGCACGTGGTCTACAAAGAAGGCAAAATCAAGTAA
- a CDS encoding DUF4114 domain-containing protein codes for MMSKKIGFIASVLFSCTALTANAASIPYNLVGTEAPANSFIATATGQLTAYFYATEAAYNSEIGVRVNGVSTGVYGLWNHGSAYADSIVLGNVNAGDLLEFELRVLTTSTSWYSTATNNADGKNHTYTASFAGDAWIPAGRYIAFEDLPSLGDFDYDDHQFVVTNVALPEPTGLGLLGIGLITLGLMRRRKSNTAN; via the coding sequence ATGATGTCAAAAAAAATCGGTTTTATTGCAAGTGTTCTTTTCAGCTGTACCGCATTAACTGCAAATGCGGCTTCAATCCCCTACAACCTTGTTGGGACTGAGGCTCCCGCCAACTCATTTATAGCAACTGCTACCGGCCAACTTACGGCGTACTTTTATGCAACTGAAGCTGCTTATAACAGTGAAATAGGAGTGCGGGTAAACGGCGTCTCTACCGGTGTTTACGGGTTATGGAATCATGGCTCAGCATACGCTGACAGCATAGTGCTCGGTAATGTTAATGCTGGTGATCTACTCGAGTTTGAACTGCGAGTGCTTACCACTTCAACATCCTGGTATTCAACTGCAACCAATAACGCAGATGGTAAAAATCACACCTATACGGCCAGCTTTGCGGGAGATGCATGGATTCCGGCAGGTAGGTATATTGCGTTTGAAGATTTGCCAAGCTTGGGCGACTTTGACTATGACGATCACCAATTTGTTGTAACAAATGTCGCATTGCCGGAGCCAACGGGCTTGGGATTACTAGGCATAGGACTGATTACCTTGGGTTTGATGCGCAGGCGTAAGTCAAACACAGCTAATTAG